Proteins co-encoded in one Sandaracinaceae bacterium genomic window:
- a CDS encoding serine/threonine protein kinase: protein MLKPERKSSISVRLRRAPTQYKPVSRIAVGGMAEVWRGTATFEGGDEYPVAIKRVLPHITDPLFRAMFKDEARLGMTLRHPNIVPVYDARDIGGTYLMIMELVDGDSLKGLLDRAFEAARPMPESTALYIAQQLAAGIAYAHTAVDANGKPMNIIHRDVSPHNLLLGKNGVVKLTDFGLADAADNSALGEGMIGGKFGYLAPEIVRQEPHGQPVDVFALGVILWEMLAGRRLFHGRDDAETVRKVAACEVPPLPAVNPRVSGAVDELVRHTLQSQPVNRIPSAADFSDEALGLLARIDSEVGPKDVQLLMGLHSAMKARKVEARSAASLQEEMDVAQMLSGELDAFAAAQQGKTVELGAQPLDPNAFGIASLFGGGNVGPFTPKR, encoded by the coding sequence GTGCTGAAGCCTGAGCGAAAATCGAGTATTTCCGTGCGATTGCGGCGTGCCCCCACGCAGTACAAGCCGGTCTCGCGCATCGCGGTGGGTGGCATGGCGGAGGTGTGGCGTGGCACCGCCACCTTCGAGGGCGGCGACGAGTATCCCGTGGCCATCAAGCGCGTGCTGCCGCACATCACGGACCCGCTGTTTCGCGCCATGTTCAAGGACGAAGCGCGGCTGGGAATGACCCTGCGCCACCCCAACATCGTGCCGGTCTACGACGCGCGCGACATCGGCGGCACGTACCTCATGATCATGGAGTTGGTGGACGGCGACTCGCTGAAGGGCCTGCTGGATCGCGCGTTCGAGGCCGCGCGCCCCATGCCGGAGTCCACCGCGCTGTACATCGCGCAGCAGCTCGCCGCCGGCATCGCGTACGCGCACACGGCCGTGGATGCCAATGGCAAGCCCATGAACATCATCCACCGCGACGTCTCACCCCACAACTTGCTGCTTGGCAAGAACGGCGTGGTGAAGCTCACCGACTTCGGGCTCGCCGACGCGGCAGACAACAGCGCCCTCGGCGAGGGCATGATCGGCGGGAAGTTCGGCTATCTCGCGCCGGAGATTGTGCGCCAAGAGCCCCATGGTCAGCCGGTGGACGTGTTCGCGCTGGGCGTCATCCTCTGGGAGATGCTGGCCGGACGGCGCTTGTTCCATGGCCGCGACGACGCCGAGACCGTGCGCAAGGTGGCGGCGTGCGAGGTGCCGCCGCTGCCGGCCGTGAACCCGCGCGTGAGCGGTGCCGTGGACGAGCTGGTGCGGCACACCTTGCAGTCGCAGCCGGTCAATCGCATCCCCAGCGCAGCTGACTTCTCGGACGAGGCACTGGGGCTGCTGGCACGCATCGATAGCGAGGTGGGGCCCAAGGACGTGCAGCTGCTCATGGGGCTGCACTCGGCCATGAAGGCCCGCAAGGTCGAGGCGCGCTCGGCGGCGTCGCTCCAAGAAGAGATGGACGTCGCCCAGATGCTGTCCGGCGAGCTCGATGCCTTTGCCGCGGCGCAGCAGGGCAAGACCGTGGAGCTGGGCGCGCAGCCCCTCGACCCGAACGCGTTCGGCATCGCGTCGCTGTTCGGTGGCGGCAACGTGGGGCCGTTCACTCCCAAGCGCTGA
- a CDS encoding DUF697 domain-containing protein — protein sequence MASSSSLADILAVLERVPFLGGLKRDAGALRRVVYLRRVPRVLVVGPRGAGKTSLLNTLLGRPALPLDAALSHGAWIGVDAAGAKVDWLELDPLDPGAPRAMRLALDERAVDVVLFLADPAQVEAGLGDALDGFKRSLATLELRERPTILAALTKADRAAKQAGGFGDAQRITIDLLRQRLSRQLGEAGIQPADVFAVSREAAAEDEPPYGTRELSEAIVLAMPDEAIIECARSFYLAREGRERVAQRVVQASGTLAVTVAITPVPLSDMAIIAPLQAMMVTAVAYISGRPWDLRTAAEWATGLGVVGGAGLGLRWTAQQLVKLVPGAGSIVSATIAGAGTTALGKSAMAYFLGVPGNTPVLPAA from the coding sequence ATGGCAAGCTCCTCTTCCCTCGCGGACATCTTGGCTGTGCTCGAGCGCGTGCCCTTCCTGGGGGGCCTCAAGCGCGACGCCGGCGCGCTCCGCCGCGTGGTCTATTTGCGTCGCGTGCCGCGCGTGCTGGTGGTGGGTCCACGGGGCGCCGGCAAGACCAGCCTGCTCAACACGCTGCTGGGGCGGCCGGCGCTGCCTCTCGACGCAGCGCTCAGTCATGGCGCTTGGATTGGTGTGGACGCTGCGGGCGCCAAGGTGGACTGGCTGGAGCTCGACCCGCTCGACCCGGGCGCTCCGCGTGCCATGCGTCTGGCTCTCGACGAGCGCGCGGTGGACGTGGTGCTGTTCCTCGCGGATCCGGCCCAGGTGGAGGCGGGGCTGGGCGACGCGCTCGATGGCTTCAAGCGGTCGCTCGCCACCCTCGAGCTGCGCGAGCGGCCCACCATCCTGGCGGCGCTCACCAAGGCGGACCGCGCCGCGAAGCAGGCCGGCGGTTTCGGCGACGCGCAGCGCATCACCATCGATCTCTTGCGCCAGCGCCTCTCGCGCCAGCTCGGTGAAGCTGGCATCCAGCCCGCGGACGTGTTCGCCGTGTCCCGTGAGGCGGCCGCCGAGGACGAACCGCCCTACGGCACGAGGGAGCTGTCCGAGGCCATCGTGTTGGCGATGCCCGACGAGGCCATCATCGAATGCGCGCGCTCGTTCTACCTGGCCCGCGAGGGCCGCGAGCGCGTGGCGCAGCGGGTGGTCCAGGCCAGCGGCACCCTGGCCGTGACCGTGGCCATCACCCCCGTGCCGCTCTCGGACATGGCCATCATCGCGCCGCTGCAGGCCATGATGGTCACCGCGGTGGCGTACATCTCGGGCCGCCCGTGGGACCTCCGCACGGCAGCGGAGTGGGCCACGGGCCTCGGCGTGGTGGGGGGCGCGGGGCTCGGCCTGCGCTGGACCGCCCAGCAGTTGGTGAAGCTGGTTCCGGGCGCCGGCAGCATCGTGTCGGCCACCATCGCGGGCGCCGGCACCACGGCCCTGGGCAAGAGCGCCATGGCCTACTTCCTCGGTGTGCCGGGCAACACACCCGTGCTGCCGGCCGCTTGA
- a CDS encoding methylated-DNA--[protein]-cysteine S-methyltransferase translates to MSGDPIIEAPKREGRAPVAAVGRFTGKAFGSLWLAWSEAGLVEVSFGPFEWLETVGVPTRAVPKEFADAFKAYFAGEDAQLHALPRDARGTPFQHQVWEALCRIPRGAVRSYSGVASDIGNPRAMRAVGLANGRNPLPIVVPCHRVIAASHQLGGYTGGLDRKRALLALEGVRIEGDLVRPGQLTLFEG, encoded by the coding sequence ATGAGCGGCGACCCTATCATCGAAGCGCCCAAACGAGAAGGTCGCGCGCCCGTGGCCGCGGTCGGTCGCTTCACCGGGAAGGCCTTCGGGTCCCTGTGGTTGGCCTGGAGCGAAGCCGGACTGGTCGAGGTCTCGTTCGGCCCGTTCGAGTGGCTGGAGACGGTGGGGGTCCCCACGCGCGCGGTGCCCAAGGAGTTCGCGGACGCGTTCAAGGCGTACTTCGCCGGCGAGGACGCCCAGCTGCACGCGCTCCCACGCGACGCACGCGGCACGCCCTTTCAGCATCAGGTCTGGGAGGCGCTCTGCCGCATCCCGCGCGGCGCGGTGCGCAGCTACTCCGGCGTGGCCAGCGACATCGGCAACCCGCGGGCCATGCGCGCCGTGGGGCTGGCCAACGGGCGCAACCCGCTGCCCATCGTGGTGCCGTGCCACCGCGTCATCGCGGCCTCGCATCAGCTGGGCGGCTACACCGGTGGGCTCGACCGCAAGCGCGCGCTCTTGGCGCTCGAGGGCGTGCGCATCGAGGGCGACCTCGTGCGCCCGGGCCAGCTCACGCTGTTCGAGGGCTGA
- a CDS encoding serine/threonine protein kinase, giving the protein MSPASTTARVTASHPAGEGLEGLVLSDTYLLGDILARGGMGVLYAAEHTRLRTPLVVKVLRQRYASHPIARARFEREALATARLDAPHVLRVVDLVETPDGRPAVVTERLTGEDLQQHLSRRKTIPVPLALDIVRQVLRGLEAAHAAHVIHRDIKPSNIFLSPSEGSPHVRVLDFGVAKLEDAAGITKAGAVVGTPAYMPPEQAAGRPVDARGDVYSTGAVLYRMLSGRSPYSGDADSVLRSVLSGPPAPLAKMAPELPEKVSALVERAMMRDPEARFASASEMLRAIDAIEPSGAKPVAKRSLPRVRSYQRARLRGGLTLALGLLFVGAVAFGTLAREVSLRVPLALAYGALGGAWVAALRQAYRRCGESPLALEEWALARGEALTRGLAVLGGLALARSFGGPVPVVVDALALAPLLVTELQEWWRARNAV; this is encoded by the coding sequence ATGTCTCCGGCTTCGACCACGGCCCGCGTGACGGCCTCGCACCCTGCGGGTGAGGGTCTCGAGGGGCTCGTGCTGTCCGACACCTACCTCCTGGGGGACATCCTGGCCCGCGGCGGCATGGGGGTGCTCTACGCGGCCGAGCACACGCGCTTGCGGACGCCGCTGGTGGTGAAGGTGCTGCGTCAGCGCTACGCGAGCCACCCCATCGCGCGGGCCCGCTTCGAGCGTGAGGCGCTGGCCACCGCCCGCCTGGACGCCCCCCACGTGCTGCGCGTGGTGGACCTGGTGGAGACGCCCGACGGTCGCCCGGCCGTGGTGACGGAGCGGCTCACCGGTGAGGACCTGCAGCAGCACCTGAGCCGCCGCAAGACTATCCCCGTGCCGCTGGCCCTCGACATCGTGCGGCAGGTCCTGCGTGGGCTCGAGGCGGCCCACGCCGCGCACGTCATCCACCGCGACATCAAGCCTTCCAACATCTTCCTCTCGCCGAGCGAAGGCAGCCCCCACGTGCGCGTGCTGGACTTCGGGGTGGCGAAGCTGGAGGACGCCGCCGGCATCACCAAGGCAGGCGCCGTGGTGGGCACGCCCGCGTACATGCCTCCCGAGCAGGCCGCTGGGCGCCCCGTGGACGCGCGCGGCGACGTGTACTCCACCGGAGCAGTGCTCTACCGCATGCTGTCGGGGCGCTCGCCCTACAGCGGCGACGCGGACAGCGTGCTGCGCAGCGTCCTGAGCGGTCCGCCCGCCCCGCTCGCCAAGATGGCCCCCGAGCTGCCGGAGAAGGTCAGCGCGCTGGTGGAGCGCGCCATGATGCGCGACCCCGAGGCCCGCTTCGCGAGCGCGTCGGAGATGCTGCGCGCCATCGACGCCATCGAGCCGAGCGGCGCGAAGCCGGTGGCCAAGCGCAGCCTCCCGCGGGTGCGCAGCTATCAGCGCGCGCGCCTCCGGGGCGGGCTCACGCTAGCGCTGGGTCTGCTGTTCGTGGGCGCCGTGGCGTTCGGCACGCTCGCACGCGAAGTGAGCCTGCGTGTCCCGCTCGCGCTGGCCTACGGAGCGCTCGGCGGCGCCTGGGTGGCTGCGCTGCGGCAGGCCTACCGTCGCTGTGGGGAGAGCCCGCTGGCGCTCGAAGAGTGGGCGCTGGCACGCGGCGAGGCCCTCACGCGAGGCCTGGCAGTGCTCGGTGGCCTCGCGCTGGCCCGGAGCTTTGGTGGCCCCGTGCCCGTGGTGGTGGACGCGCTGGCGCTGGCACCCCTGCTCGTGACGGAGCTGCAGGAGTGGTGGCGCGCGCGAAACGCCGTGTGA
- a CDS encoding carboxymuconolactone decarboxylase family protein, with the protein MSEHYYCAHDLARFGELGENVPDLTRKFFDWYGAVFADGALSAREKAVIALAVAHALQCPYCIDAYTTGAMEKGADLDQLTEAVHVAAAIRGGASLVHGVQMRNIATKIGM; encoded by the coding sequence ATGAGCGAACACTACTACTGCGCCCACGACCTCGCTCGCTTCGGCGAACTGGGTGAGAACGTCCCGGACCTCACCCGCAAGTTCTTCGACTGGTACGGCGCGGTCTTCGCAGACGGCGCGCTCTCGGCGCGCGAGAAGGCCGTCATCGCGCTGGCCGTCGCCCACGCGCTGCAGTGCCCCTACTGCATCGACGCCTACACCACGGGCGCCATGGAGAAGGGCGCCGACCTCGACCAGCTCACCGAGGCCGTGCACGTGGCCGCCGCCATCCGCGGGGGCGCCTCGCTGGTGCACGGCGTCCAGATGCGCAACATCGCCACCAAGATCGGGATGTGA
- the arsS gene encoding arsenosugar biosynthesis radical SAM protein ArsS (Some members of this family are selenoproteins.), with protein sequence MSASAPARRLPVAPSPARTALPSAREQLAAIGRAAPAADFEAALRSSGLSPLRPLALEVLQVNVGKLCNQTCRHCHVDAGPDRTEEMMDEATARACVDALLRTQAKTLDITGGAPELNPHFRMLVVEARKLGCHVIDRCNLTILESGSQCGLAEFLAEQQVEVVCSLPHYRRLNTDRQRGDGVYEKSIRALTRLNALGYGVPGSGLELTLVTNPVGAFLPPAQPSLEAEWRRELLREHGIQFNRLFTITNMPIARYLEWLETSGNLEAYLGRVVAAYNPAAAAGVMCRTMVSVGWDGRLYDCDFNQMLELGCEGEGLGHVSQLGREAALARTIVTDRHCFGCTAGQGSSCGGATVTANG encoded by the coding sequence GTGAGCGCGAGTGCACCGGCTCGACGCTTGCCCGTGGCGCCCTCGCCAGCCCGCACCGCGCTGCCCTCGGCGCGCGAGCAGCTGGCCGCCATCGGCCGCGCGGCGCCTGCGGCAGACTTCGAGGCGGCCCTGCGCAGTAGCGGGCTGTCGCCGCTGCGCCCGCTCGCGCTCGAGGTGCTGCAGGTGAACGTGGGCAAGCTCTGCAACCAGACGTGCCGGCACTGTCACGTGGACGCCGGGCCCGACCGGACGGAAGAGATGATGGACGAGGCCACGGCGCGTGCGTGTGTCGACGCGCTGCTCCGCACCCAGGCGAAGACGCTCGACATCACGGGCGGCGCACCCGAGCTCAACCCGCACTTCCGGATGCTGGTGGTGGAGGCCCGCAAGCTCGGCTGCCACGTCATCGACCGCTGCAACCTCACCATCCTCGAGAGCGGCTCGCAGTGCGGCCTGGCCGAGTTCCTGGCCGAGCAGCAGGTGGAGGTGGTGTGCAGCCTGCCTCACTACCGCCGTCTGAACACGGACCGGCAGCGCGGGGATGGCGTCTACGAGAAGAGCATCCGCGCGCTCACGCGGCTCAACGCTCTCGGCTACGGCGTGCCGGGCTCGGGGCTCGAGCTCACGCTGGTGACCAACCCGGTGGGCGCGTTCCTGCCACCGGCGCAGCCCTCCCTCGAGGCCGAGTGGAGGCGCGAGCTGCTGCGCGAGCACGGCATTCAGTTCAACCGTCTCTTCACCATCACCAACATGCCCATCGCGCGGTATCTCGAGTGGCTCGAGACCAGCGGCAACCTCGAGGCGTACCTGGGGCGCGTGGTGGCGGCCTACAACCCTGCCGCCGCAGCTGGCGTCATGTGCCGGACCATGGTCTCGGTGGGCTGGGATGGGCGCCTCTACGACTGCGACTTCAACCAGATGCTGGAGCTGGGCTGTGAGGGGGAGGGCTTGGGGCACGTCTCCCAGCTGGGCCGGGAGGCTGCGCTCGCGCGCACCATCGTCACCGATCGCCACTGCTTCGGCTGCACGGCGGGGCAGGGTAGCAGCTGCGGCGGCGCCACGGTGACGGCGAACGGTTGA
- a CDS encoding cobalamin B12-binding domain-containing protein gives MSASKIRVLVAKPGLDGHDRGAKVVARALRDAGFEVIYTGLHQTPDMIAAAAVQEDVDCVGLSVMSGAHNTLFPAVIDALRARDGHDILVFGGGIIPEDDIARLKERGVSAVFTPGAPLSDIVDWLHANVEPRSL, from the coding sequence ATGTCTGCGTCGAAGATCCGTGTGTTGGTGGCAAAGCCCGGGCTCGATGGGCATGACCGCGGGGCCAAGGTGGTGGCCCGCGCGCTGCGCGATGCGGGCTTCGAGGTCATCTACACCGGGCTGCACCAGACCCCGGACATGATCGCGGCGGCTGCAGTGCAGGAGGACGTGGACTGCGTGGGCCTCTCGGTCATGAGTGGGGCGCACAACACGCTGTTTCCGGCGGTGATCGACGCGCTGCGGGCGCGCGACGGCCACGACATCCTGGTGTTCGGCGGCGGCATCATCCCCGAAGACGACATCGCGCGCCTCAAGGAGCGTGGCGTGTCGGCGGTGTTCACGCCGGGGGCGCCGCTCTCGGACATCGTGGACTGGCTGCACGCCAACGTGGAGCCCCGCAGCCTGTGA